A genomic window from Brienomyrus brachyistius isolate T26 unplaced genomic scaffold, BBRACH_0.4 scaffold143, whole genome shotgun sequence includes:
- the LOC125728017 gene encoding hypermethylated in cancer 2 protein-like has translation MELPNHARQLLLQLNQQRAKGFLCDVIIVVENALFRAHKNVLAASSMYFKSLMLHDNLVNLDMDMVSPSVFRQVLDFIYTGKLPSTDQASQQKFTALLTAASYLQLHDLAALCRKRLKGCSKPLPVKPGMVRGQRKQKLSSAKPASLRRSVSEDKQLHQDKPQDEKVSGDEVYVGGSPGATSGSKTGSSGEVGGRDEEEEEDGQEVGLDLSKKSPSESSVTEEVSPPSLRDESPPSESPLAANSTTSEEPGHPQDLEDGEPMELGERTLEKSPVLPDGDPPRPRIRQSARKKEWPKREGGGANATEKPTAANLRSMVTGDQPSNGNSFSSDHAFGSAEEGENGKDHSDESEGESPGTNYVYRQEGFEVAVGDNLYVCIPCGKGFPSSERLNAHVETHTEEELCIKEEAEDLSARVAPPPGTEPRPFECSVCSKSYKDPAALRQHEKGHWLPRPFPCHICGKMFTQRGTMTRHMRSHLGLKPFACEECGMRFTRQYRLTEHMRVHSGEKPYECQLCGGKFTQQRNLISHLRMHTTPA, from the coding sequence ATGGAATTACCAAATCACGCTAGACAGCTGCTGCTCCAGCTGAATCAGCAGAGGGCCAAGGGCTTCCTGTGCGACGTCATCATCGTGGTGGAGAACGCCCTCTTCAGGGCGCACAAGAACGTCCTGGCCGCCAGCAGCATGTACTTCAAGTCGCTTATGCTTCACGACAACCTGGTGAATCTGGACATGGACATGGTGAGCCCGTCGGTCTTCCGGCAAGTGCTGGACTTCATCTATACGGGCAAGTTGCCGTCCACAGACCAGGCCTCCCAGCAGAAGTTCACCGCCCTTCTGACGGCTGCGAGCTACCTCCAGCTGCATGATCTGGCGGCCCTCTGCAGGAAACGGCTTAAAGGCTGCAGCAAGCCCCTCCCTGTGAAGCCGGGCATGGTGCGGGGGCAGCGCAAGCAGAAACTCTCCTCTGCCAAGCCCGCCTCTCTCCGCCGTTCGGTTTCTGAGGATAAGCAGCTGCACCAGGACAAGCCACAAGACGAGAAAGTGTCAGGTGATGAGGTTTACGTGGGTGGGTCCCCAGGGGCCACATCAGGCAGTAAGACGGGCAGCAGTGGCGAAGTCGGCGGcagggatgaggaggaggaggaggatggtCAGGAGGTGGGGCTGGACCTGTCCAAAAAGAGTCCTTCAGAGAGCTCGGTTACGGAGGAGGTCAGCCCCCCAAGCCTCAGGGACGAGTCGCCCCCATCCGAATCTCCGTTAGCTGCCAACAGCACCACATCTGAGGAGCCTGGTCATCCCCAAGACCTGGAGGATGGCgagcccatggagctgggggaacGGACGCTTGAGAAGAGCCCGGTTCTACCAGATGGAGACCCACCACGTCCCAGGATCCGCCAGTCTGCCCGCAAGAAGGAGTGGCCTAAGAgggaagggggcggggccaaTGCCACAGAGAAGCCAACAGCGGCCAACTTGAGGTCAATGGTCACCGGCGATCAGCCATCCAATGGAAATAGCTTTAGTTCGGATCACGCTTTCGGGAGCGCCGAGGAGGGGGAAAACGGGAAGGATCACAGCGATGAAAGTGAGGGTGAGAGTCCCGGTACCAATTACGTGTACCGTCAGGAGGGCTTTGAGGTTGCCGTGGGCGACAACCTATACGTCTGCATTCCTTGTGGCAAGGGTTTCCCCAGCTCAGAGCGGCTCAACGCCCATGTGGAGACGCACACCGAGGAGGAGCTGTGCATCAAGGAGGAGGCCGAGGACCTATCGGCAAGGGTGGCCCCACCCCCTGGCACCGAGCCCCGCCCCTTCGAGTGCTCGGTGTGCAGCAAGAGCTACAAAGACCCAGCAGCCTTGCGGCAACACGAGAAGGGTCACTGGCTCCCGCGGCCCTTCCCCTGCCACATATGCGGCAAGATGTTTACGCAGCGTGGCACCATGACGCGCCACATGCGCAGCCACCTGGGCCTGAAGCCGTTCGCCTGCGAGGAATGCGGCATGCGCTTCACCCGCCAGTACCGCCTGACGGAGCACATGCGCGTGCACTCGGGCGAGAAGCCGTACGAGTGCCAGCTCTGCGGGGGCAAGTTCACGCAGCAGCGCAACCTCATCAGCCACCTGCGCATGCACACCACCCCGGCATGA